A genomic region of Oryza glaberrima chromosome 1, OglaRS2, whole genome shotgun sequence contains the following coding sequences:
- the LOC127759854 gene encoding polygalacturonase At1g48100-like produces MGPTVSAAARRSTRQPSTMTTTMSRRTAAAVAVSVVLLLLSSCLPCCSEARLHYHRRQHRRAPHRGHHRAAAVAAAATNGGSHISQPPAALPPDFDSGESPAETPGLPPAGVEDAPPRRSPREKPCPTTQPPVKPPEELSPVGAPRTHVRAMPPSPSPSPAKAPSHSHAKTPSMPPAERPALPPTKAPAAISPATPPQLSPAKAHSTHHHAKPPSLPPAEPPVPSPSPEHPPRHSPSKPPAYAPAKPPTALRPAIPPAAMPKPPSVAPVQPPRRPPAPATKPPPSFPPQLAPTMPPPAHAPAETPAPPTTPPADLPPATTAPSSKNSSSPPPPPCTGGGGISNVFDVRAFGATGNGSSADGDTRAFRAAWKAACSAESATVLVPSDGVFTITSTIFAGPCKPGLTFQIDGVLMPPDGPASWPAADSRRQWIVFYRADGMTLSGKGTIEGNGEEWWNLPCKPHRGPNGSTLPGPCESPALIKFVASSDVAVQGLRMENSPQFHLKFDGCSRVLVDGLVVSSPASSPNTDGVHVENTSSVRILNSRISNGDDCVSIGGGCSGVRVENVTCVHGHGISIGGLGARGARACVSNVTVRGARVVDSDNGVRIKTWQGGAGSVSGVVFDAVQMVNVRGCIVIDQYYCDAHGGAGCANQTAAVRVDGVAYRGIRGTYNPRGGGAPVRFACSDAVACTGITMTDVELLPAGGGDEGGGASAGGKLADPYCWNAYGVIKTLTQPPVHCLQEGRPESLQDQLASC; encoded by the exons ATGGGGCCAACGGTGAGCGCGGCTGCACGCCGGAGCACGCGGCAAccgtcgacgatgacgacgacaatGTCGcgtcgcacggcggcggcggtggccgtgtccgtggtgctcctcctcctctcgtcgTGTCTCCCTTGTTGCTCGGAGGCAAGGCTGCACTACCACCGGAGGCAGCACCGGAGGGCGCCGCACCGCGGGCAccaccgcgcggcggcggtggcggcggcggcgacgaacggcGGGAGCCACATCTCTCAGCCGCCCGCCGCGCTGCCTCCCGACTTCGACAGCGGGGAATCGCCGGCGGAGACGCCGGGCTTGCCTCCGGCTGGCGTCGAGGACGCTCCGCCGCGGCGATCTCCGCGTGAGAAGCCGTGCCCGACGACGCAGCCTCCCGTCAAGCCGCCGGAGGAGCTGTCGCCGGTGGGCGCGCCGAGGACGCACGTTCGGGCCATGCCACCGtcaccctcgccgtcgccggccaagGCGCCGTCACATTCTCACGCTAAGACACCGTCGATGCCGCCGGCGGAGCGGCCGGCGCTTCCTCCCACcaaggcgccggcggcgatctCACCGGCCACGCCACCTCAACTCTCCCCAGCGAAGGCACATTCGACGCACCATCACGCGAAGCCACCGTCATTGCCTCCGGCCGAGCCACCAgtgccctcgccgtcgccggagcatCCACCGCGGCACTCCCCGTCAAAGCCACCGGCGTACGCTCCGGCCAAGCCACCGACAGCACTACGTCCGGCGATCCCTCCGGCCGCAATGCCAAAGCCACCGTCAGTCGCTCCGGTGCagccaccgcggcggccgcctgcCCCGGCAACAAAGCCACCGCCGTCGTTTCCACCGCAGCTCGCCCCGACGATGCCACCACCGGCGCACGCGCCGGCGGAGACACCAGCACCACCAACAACGCCACCGGCTGATCTGCCACCGGCCACGACGGCGCCATCATCCAAGAACAGctcatcaccaccacctccaccctgcaccggcggcggcggcatcagcaACGTGTTCGACGTGAGGGCGTTCGGCGCGACGGGCAACGGCTCGAGCGCCGACGGCGACACGCGCGCGTTCCGCGCGGCGTGGAAGGCGGCGTGCTCGGCGGAGTCCGCCACCGTGCTCGTGCCGTCCGACGGCGTGTTCACCATCACCTCCACCATCTTCGCCGGGCCATGCAAGCCAGGCCTCACCTTCCAA ATCGACGGCGTGCTGATGCCGCCGGACGGGCCGGCgagctggccggcggcggacaGCCGGCGGCAGTGGATCGTCTTCTACAGGGCCGACGGGATGACGCTGTCCGGCAAGGGCACCATCGAAGGCAACGGCGAGGAGTGGTGGAATCTCCCGTGTAAACCTCACAGG GGCCCCAATGGATCGACACTACCCGGCCCATGTGAGAGCCCTGCA CTGATCAAGTTCGTGGCGAGCAGCGACGTGGCGGTGCAGGGGCTGAGGATGGAGAACAGCCCGCAGTTCCACCTCAAGTTCGACGGGTGCAGCCGGGTGCTGGTCGACGGCCTCGTCGtcagctcgccggcgtcgagcccGAACACCGACGGCGTCCACGTCGAGAACACGAGCTCCGTCCGGATCCTCAACTCCAGGATCAGCAACGGCGACGACTGCGTCagcatcggcggcggctgctcgggTGTCCGCGTCGAGAACGTCACGTGCGTGCACGGCCACGGCATCAGCATCGGCGGCctgggcgcgcgcggcgcgcgggcgtgCGTGTCGAACGTGACCGtgcgcggcgcgcgcgtcgtcgACTCCGACAACGGCGTGCGGATCAAGACGTGGCAGGGCGGCGCCGGGTCGGTGTCCGGGGTGGTGTTCGACGCCGTCCAGATGGTGAACGTCAGGGGCTGCATCGTCATCGACCAGTACTACTGcgacgcgcacggcggcgccggctgcgcCAACCagaccgccgccgtgcgcgtcgACGGCGTCGCGTACAGGGGGATCCGCGGCACGTACaacccgcgcggcggcggcgcgccggtgcgCTTCGCGTGCAGCGACGCCGTCGCCTGCACGGGCATCACCATGACCGACGTCGAGCTgctgccggccggcggcggcgacgaaggcggcggtgccAGCGCCGGCGGGAAGCTGGCCGACCCGTACTGCTGGAACGCGTACGGGGTGATAAAGACGCTGACGCAGCCGCCGGTGCACTGCCTGCAGGAAGGACGCCCAGAGTCGCTGCAAGATCAGCTCGCAAGCTGCTGA